From Anastrepha obliqua isolate idAnaObli1 chromosome 3, idAnaObli1_1.0, whole genome shotgun sequence:
taaatatgaaaaataatttaattacttaaaatttttaagataatatttgcgccatatataaaataaccaaCTAATGATATCGGTATGATTCGAAACATTTAGGTTATGTTGAATACGGACCGTAACGCTGTACGCGCCGCGTGGCTTACTTTAGCAACTTCATTATACAGTTAATCAAGTAAgtcttttttagttttgtgtGTATTATTCCATAGTTTGTAATTGCAAGGCAAAAtggtaaattttttactataccAGCTTGAATGTACTTACTGTTGACTATTTCACCAGCCAATTTGTATTTAGTCACCACCAAATCTTCAGCAATGGTTTTCTCTGGTGCCTCTTTCTCAACTTCGGCCATTTTCGatgtgaaacaaaaatttagatgTCCTTTGATAGAAAGCCGCGCGTAAAAAATCTACTTTTTTAGCCTTATGATTTAAGATGGATTACACACCTCTTATTAGAATTTAGAGTTGCAAATACTGTtgcaaaactaaaagaaaaacttgaaaTTGCTTTTGTTGAAAATCGCAACCAAAtcacaaaaattgctttattacACACGTTGCTCTTTTCGCGACGGTGGAATTGTGTAAAAGAAACGCAAACGATGTGCACACGAAGCAACGAAAGATTCATTGAGGTTGCCAGCTACCCCTGTAATACTATTACCAAAATATCTTATAGActttaaaaaacagaaaaacgctTGATAAAAACACCGTATTTCAAAACAACAACCtctgtaaaataaaatgatacgAAATGAAAATCTCTAAAGTCTAATTAGAGGTTTCATAGTCTTAATCCCATAGCCATATCCGTAAATTTAAAGGATAAATTAGATATGTAATCCAAAGATGATAGAATAAAAGGCTGCGCTGTGTCGTCAAGCTCCATGAATCAACGATGATAGAGTAGAAGGCTGCGCCTTACGAATTCGCTATGTTGTCAAAGCCCATGAATTACCAAACAAAAGGGAGGGGAATTGCTTACTTGGGAAGTAATATAAACACCCAAACATAAGAAATAACACACACTTTCTTGCAACAGCTTCTTTTGCAAATAACGCaaacaaattgttgttgttttagtagcatatatatatatatatatatatatatatatatatggggattgctgctgaagtgacagtccttggccggatataaatccgggtcgttccaatAATGTAGAACCGAACAAATTgtatttggaggctttatattaatttgtgcttcacaatttaacacacagtgatttgtttttattagttgATTTAGTTTAAGTCTCCCAAATCGCAACATtatcaagccattcactgaattttcacaaatatgtaatttctcctcctttttttgttttgtgttggaAAGGGACCTGATGTCAGAcgtgtcaaaatcgcgaaaaataatcCGCTTTGAGAATGCGTCCCCTACAGTACTTAATTCGCCTTGACTACTAACCGCATAGAAAAAGAGATAGTGGCATCCCAATTGCCAAGTTGTTCggacagaaaataaaaatcaattttattcaaACAGAGTGTCAGCACATTTTTATTGCGCTCTCAGTGAGTTATCTATGTTTAGTGAGACGGAGTGAGAAAGGAAGGAATTGGCTATTTTTGCCGTGAGGTTTTGGCTAAACGTTCTACCGTGacaaaaatggaataaatcACATGAATACGACTCATTTCTCCAACAACGTGGACATCGAGCAAATGTCATGCTTGCCCGTGTAGCTCGTAGCTCATATGGACGTCAGCTGGTACTGACAACGTACAAGTGTCTCTTAGATGTGAGTCCAACCACAGTACCTGGACTGCTAAGACCGCGATTGACACCTATCCTTCGTCGTGAATACCAACAAAGACGTAGTGGAAGTTCTACAGATGCGACTGCTGCTCGAAATATTTGGAATAAGCTTTTCGGAAAATATTTGTTAGCCACTAATATCCTTAGCTCTGGTATTTTAATGGTGATTGGGGATTTGGTTGCGCAAGAGATTGAGTATCGACGTCATTACAGAGATGTGGACGAGTTTGACATCAAACGTGAGCGATATGATACCAAACGTATTTGGCGAATGTTTTTTGTTGGAGCTTTACAAGGACCGCTTCACCATTATGTTTACAAATGGATGGATCACGTGATGCCAGTGGCAAACATGCGGAACATTTTGCGAAAAATACTTATTGACCAAGTTTTTATGTCTCCTGCTTGTATATTGATATTCTTCTATTCGGCTTGCTATTTGGAACATAGATCGGTTGACGAGACTAATACGGAATTGTGTGATAAATTTCCGATTATTTATCTTATGGATTGGACAGTGTGGCCAGCGGcacaatatattaattttagatATTTGGATACCAAATATAGAGTAATGTTCGTTAATGTTTGTACGGCACTTTACAACATATTCCTTTCGTATATGAAacatgatttttaatttatatgttgaatcatttgattttttgtgaTATAGATATGTTGTGATCATTGTTAATAACACGATCTAGTGTTATATTATTACAAGCACAATTCGATATAATTTATGAAGTAATGTAATGCTATTACAATATCGTGAAACGTTTTCTTTAATTGAATGTAGTTTGTATGCGATCcgaatattaaaatacttttggGTTAAACAGAAATATAGTTCGTAGAagaatatatgttttttaatttaaaaaataattagaaattgAAATACTACTATGCTTAACttaaacaaatacaattaaaataagacaacgaaaagga
This genomic window contains:
- the LOC129240062 gene encoding mpv17-like protein 2, with translation MLARVARSSYGRQLVLTTYKCLLDVSPTTVPGLLRPRLTPILRREYQQRRSGSSTDATAARNIWNKLFGKYLLATNILSSGILMVIGDLVAQEIEYRRHYRDVDEFDIKRERYDTKRIWRMFFVGALQGPLHHYVYKWMDHVMPVANMRNILRKILIDQVFMSPACILIFFYSACYLEHRSVDETNTELCDKFPIIYLMDWTVWPAAQYINFRYLDTKYRVMFVNVCTALYNIFLSYMKHDF